The region cagaatagtgagtgcagctctggagtataatacaggatgtaactcaggatcagtaatgtaatgtatgtacacagtgactgcaggtgCCTTTTCTCAgtctttttctgcatctgccagtcACCACAAAATTCCTTTACAAATTCTTACCCAGAATACACATTCTtgaagtaggaaaaaaaaaaaaacaacaaaacacattttcattattttattcccattactaaagaaaaaaaaaatatatagccaaCAATTTCCATGCACCCACAGCTTCCATCAGCTTGAAGAAAGCAGTTGAATACAGAGAAGAGCGGGCAGGAGTGCAGCGCTGCGACCTCACTGCCTGTACACCAGAGGGCGCTGATTCTTTGCACAAGATGGAACAGGACGATAGCCTGTAGACTATGGGGCAGCGTTATGTTGCGATGGCGGCGACAGACGAGTGCGTAGCACGTCCGCACCACACAGAGTCCCAATATATTTCCTAGCTATATACAAAGAGCAGCATGTACGTCCCATCACCGCTTCTCTAATTCCTCAGAGTTCACTATAGGCTCCTGACAGAAGCCGACGAGAAGTCTGACCTATGGTGGCGTTACCAAATATCCTACTGGTATAAAAATCGGAGGGTCAATTGCAAAATTACCAGGATGTTGACCGGGGGAGGAGATACTCATGATTAGATTGAAGtttggtcccaaaaaaaaaaaaaagtccaacgcAAAAATGAAGTGGAGGGAACCAGGATATGATATCGCAGCATTACTGTGTCCGGGGTGACAGGACGACGTCTCCATCGTCACATACTCCCCTCCAGCAGGGGACGTCGCCCAGGACCCACGCTCTGACGCCCCCTTCTCCCAGAGGACGGGTCGAGGCTCGGGCTCCCGCTTCGCACAATGACAGATCTACTCATACTGTGCGATCAGAACCATCATGGCCACTCCTAGGAGCAGGCCGAACGTCTCCATGATGGACTGCACCGGGCGAGAGTCCTTCAGGAGCTCGGGGATGACGGAGACGGTTGCAATGTAGATGAAACCACCGGCAGTAAATGGCAGGATCCACAAGGTGGCGGCTTCACCGATTCCCTCTGCTAGGAGAGAGCAGGCCGTGCCGGCGAGAGCGCCGAGAGCCGTGCTGAGCTGCAGCATCATCGCCTGGAGGAGACAGAAACCAAACATGGAGTCAAGAGATATCGTggatagtgatgagagaatatactcgttactcgagatttcccgagcacgctcaggggtcctccgagtattctttagtgctcggagattttgtttttcttgccacagctgaatgatttacatctgttagccagcttgattacacgtgaggattccctagcaaccagacaacccccacatgtacttatgatggctaacagatgtaaatcattcagctgcggcaagaaaaactaaatctccgagcactaaaaaatactcggaggacccccgagcatgctcgagaaatctcgagtaacgagtatattcgctcatcactaatcgtggACAATCCGACAGACGACATCAGGAGAAAGAGAATTCTCACATTAGAGGTTTTCTGTCTGACAAACATCCCCTTTAAATACGTAAACTCCCAGGGCGCAATATAGGTTCCCAAAGACCCCAATTTAGCGATGAGAATGAGTGAGGCGCTGCTGATCTGAGAAATTTGGGGTTCCCGCTCTCCACCAGGCTGCAGTGGTGTCATCttaacagcactgcagccaatcactagctcaGTACCTTGTGCAGTCTACAGCCAAGCcccatgattggctgcagtgctgttgactTGAGGTCACCGCTGCAGGATGTCCCCAATCGCTGCTGTATCTTCATAATTAGACTCTGGCACggcgagtactggacaattgtacaTAATTACTAGTCCGGAGCTGCGCACTTTTGTGCAGGAAGCGATGATTACGACAAGGGGAACCGTCTCGGCAGGTTgctggagaatccctttaagaagAAGGCCCGAGTTCTGTTTACGGAGCCAAACGTATGGACGCAACATAATTTGGGGTCTTCAGAAATTAGCATTTTCTTTTTCTACCTTATTTAAGAGCCGGAACTAGTACAGGATTGTGAATGAGAAATTCTATGTGGGGTCTCTTTTGTTGGACTTTTTATTTCCTCCATTTCTGCCTACATCTATGAGTGTTTGTGTAGGggagtttggggggggggggggggccagtaATCGGAAAAATACAGCAATTTCATCAAAGCCTATTACTTGAGGTACAAATGGTATAAAACCTGTATCCTGTGGCCGGTACGATTATTTCTGCACCACATTTAATAATTTTGTGGTTTTTCTGAATAACAGGATTTGCTGCCGCCACATTTGAGCGCATAAGATATTTCCATCAACTTAGCTTTTATTTCAAAACCGACGCATGTACTAATTCATGAAGGTTTCTAGTGAAGATCACTACAGACCTTTCTCTTAGTGCAGCCGCTCTGCACCAGAATGGCGAAGTCTCCGATCTCGTGCGGCACCTCATGCAGCAGGATGGTGATGGTGGTGACGATTCCCACACTGCTGCTAACCAGGAAAGAGGCTCCGATAGCCAAACCGTCCGTGAAATTGTGCGTGAAGTCGGCGGCGAGGTTCAGGTACCCAGAAACCATCATGTCTGCAGCGAGATGGGGAGGAAGCAGTTAAGAGGTGGACGATCACTGGGACTAGATCCCGAGCATCGCTGACTGTGCTACAACCTGTGTGCGGTTTCTCTTTTCCGGACTTGCTGCCGCCCTTGCCGTTGGTCTCCTTGGTCCGCTGCCTCACTCCTTCCTTTCCATCTTGCTTGTCGTCCTTCTCCTTTGAGGCCGAGCTTTGTTTGGACTCTGTGAGGCACGAGATACATCAGCATCACACAGTAAAGAGCAGTCAATGACCGACGAGACCGTGACGCACCGTGGCCGTGACTGTGACCGTGCCCGGCGTGCCCCTTCAGATGTCGCACAAACTTCTCCACCACAAGAAAAGCAATGATTCCAGCCAGAACCCATAAACCGACAGACATCATGTGAGCATGGCTATGATCTGGAAGAAGGAAAATAGAACAAGTTAAAATAAAGCAGAACTGTCGGTATAAAAAGGATCGACTCCTAAAATATAGAACACATTGGGTGCAGTAGTTTAGTGCAGAATGTGCTGAATAGTTTTtcctaagaatttgggaaagttgtgaAATGTCCTATCCAAGAAGTATTATTTCTCCTTGTGGACAgtgatgttaagcatgtcgaggtgaggagacttaaagccgcgatGCTCCTCTGGGAGAGAGAGACAATTTGCGAAATGTCCTATAAACGTCTGTACTGTTCACGATCTCAAgatctctgcttttagttgagatgaatctgtgctgcactttacgtcCATGCTCAGTACTGAGGCTTCACCTCTACAGATCAGTGTAGAAAGGCACTGGGAAGGAATGCCTGCACTCATCTCAGAACTGTTAGCATAaacaggattaaagggaacctgtcaccacgtttttggaagatgggataaaaatagcgttaaataggggcagaggtgggcgttacattagtgtgtgtgttatgcgtttattacccacccaagttgccgaaataactttgcaaagtctccgttttcgcctgtcaatcaggctggtcaggtcacatgggcgtggtgtcttcacccagatttggcgtagttttccgttggtggcgtagtggtgtgcgcatgcccaaagtccggaatcctcttccaggggatttaaaatagcgcggtgttcgttattgcattggtgatcggtgggcgcggccatcttcctttggccgcgcgtgcgcagaagcggcgctctgctggccgcggcttcaggaaaatggccgcgggatgccgcgcgtgcgcagatggatatcgcggcggccattttcctgaagccgcggccagcagagcgccgcttctgcgcacgcgcggccaaaggaagatggccgcgcccaccgatcaccaatgcaataacgaacaccgcgctattttaaatcccctggaagaggattccggactttgggcatgcgcacaccactacgccaccaacggaaaactacgccaaatctgggtgaagacaccacgcccatgtgacctgaccagcctgattgacaggcgaaaacggagactttgcaaagttatttcggcaacttaggtgggtaataaacgcataacacacacactaatgtaacgcccacctctgcccctatttaacgctatttttatcccatcttccaaaaacgtggtgacaggttccctttaaggcaaataCTTATCTAGCCTtaaaaccccttcacgacatgcgccgtactagtacagcgcatgtcgtgtctccccctttgatgtgggctccggctggaaatgagcgcattgccgacccccatcacatgatcaggggtcagtgatgcgtcagcatgacaaccggaggtcttcTTGAGAGaccttgctgtgagtgccactctGCGGTCAGCACTCATAACAagtctgtaattcagctgcataggagcgatctgatgatcgctcctatgtagcaaagccgatccagttgtgccagcttctagcttcccatggaggctattgaagcgtggcaaaagtaaaaaaaaaattataatatatatatatatatatttttttttttttttttttttaaaaaatgacaaaaaaaaaagtttaaatcacccctttcaaaataaaataaaaagataacttaaaaaaaatctaacatacacatatttggtatcgccgcgttcagaatcactcgatcaattaaaaaaaaaggattaacctgatcgctaaatgacgtagcgagaaaaaaaaattcaaaattacgttttttttggtcgatgcgacattgcaataaaatgcaataaggagcaatcaaaagaatgtatctccacaaaggtggtatcattaaaaacatcagctcggcatgcaaaaaataagccctcacctgacccgagacactatgggtatcggaaaatggcgcaattatttatttttttttatttatttttttagcaaagtttggattttttttttcaccacttagataaaagagaacctagacatgtctggtgtctatgaactcgtaatgacctggagaatcataatggcagctcagttttagcatttagtgaacctagcaaaaaagccaaacaaaaaccagtgtgggattgcactttttttgcaatttcaccacacttggaatttttttcctgttttctagtacaagacatggtagaaaccaatgatgtcgttcaaaagtacaactcgtcccgcaaaaaataagccctcacatggccatattgacggaaaaaaaaaaataaaaaaaattatggctctgggaaggaggggagcgaaaaacgaaaatgcaaaaacgaaaaagggctgcgtcttgaaggggttaaaataattagatcagacttgaggtcatccatgaaggaggatctgatggaggcgatactatttctcagaacaaattcatagactgcacaaatgttactCAGTACATTTTTGTCAAAATCTCCCCACTGCATAGTGTATTGCAGATTTACAATTTCTTAAAGCTTTTTGTGTTCTTAAGCTGTAttcaatatattttttatgttctatctaaatttcttgattattgtatcatataaTGGTGATTAAAGCCTGACGTTACTATTACACTACAGTAAATTTAACTCTTaagcatgagccatgtatgagggagtcaaaGTCAGAGAAATTGAAGAGTCTGTATCCAAATTCCACCATTTATGGCTGGATGTGGACTGAGGATATTCGCCATGTGCCTGACATTTCCCATCATATATAATACAGAGTTGATTTCTAGGTGTAAACTTAACAGATAACTGAGTCCATTTTCTCTGCCAACTATCCTCAAATGCTTCGCAAACTTCGTTCACAACTTCAGACTTGGGAGAGACTGCATCTCTCTTGGCTGGGTCGGATACAGGCGATTACGATGACTTTTCTCCCTTATAAATCCAATTCTATCACATTAACTCAAAATACGGGATCCCTTAAATATTCCTCAAATGTCATTTCCCCCCCACTATGGGGCAATTTACAGATCCCCGCAGGAAATTAGTCTCTCTAGAGCTTTACTCTTTGGGTCGCCGCAGGGACTACGAGAGTCCACCACCTATTTAAGTATTATTCCATTCCCAGCCCTCCAAGAAAAGTACAGACTCCCTCCTAGAGAAATATTCCGCTATTTACAGGTGAAGAACCTTATTACCACACTTCACAGATACTTCACCCCGCTTGACAAGTTCACTACTTTCTAACAAAGGTGTCGCCAGAATCCACATCCCCCAGGTACCATCTCACATATCACCTACAGGTGTCAGGTAACCTCCGCCTCTCGCTGGGAGTCTGATATCGGCCATTACTGACCCACAATGCTCTCAGAGTTGTTCCTCTGCAACTGGCAGAATTCTAAATACCTTATTGCTAGAGACAAACTATAAGATGTCACCTAGATGGTACTTGACCCCAGCTAGAGTCACAAAGACACTTCCCGGCTACTCTCCCAAGTGAAGTGTTCTAGTGGTTGCGATTCTGACGAGGTGTGCACCATAGTTGTGGATGTGCCTGGGGTACGCAGTGTTTGGACTGGGGTATATCAGTTTACTCTCTGTCACAAATACTaactataaaaaaaagaaaaaaccttggGAAGCCTTACTAAACAAACGTATCCCTAAACACACCCAAATTCTCATCTCATTTATATTCCCAGCGGTCAAGCAGCCTATAGCATtggcctggaaaaaaaaaaaaaaaaaaatcaggtctaGACTTACCAGAAGTCAAGAGACGCTGTTCTTGGTATATGATCAATGAAAAATTATCCGCCATACTTGTGGAAAAAGTCTGTAAATTTGAGAAAATGCGGCTTCCCTGTGTGAAATACGCCAATCAGACCATTCACCACACCGTCACTTGTGTACCTGCTCCTGACTCCCCAGACTCGTCCTAAttctttatattaacccctttctgacattagacgtactatcccgtcgaggtggggtgggcccctatgcccaccgacgggatagtacgtcatagtgatctgccgcgctcacgggggaagcgcggccgggtgtcatctgactatcgcagctgacatccggcactatgtgccaggagcggtcacggaccgcccccggcacattaacccccggcacactgcgatcaaacatgatcgcagtgttccagcggtatagggaagcatcgcgcagggagggggctccctgcgtgcttccccgagaccctcggagcaacacgatgtgatcgcgttgctccaagggtctcctaccttcttctccctgcaggccccggatccaaaatggccacagggctgcatccgagtcctgcagggaggtggcttaccaagcgcctgctcagagcaggcgccgggaagcctccagaagtgcacgtcagatcgctgatctgacaccgtgcacagcaaagagtcagatcaatgatcttacactataacatgatgccccccaaaaaatattcagatgtgtaaaaaaaaaaaattaaaaaaattcctaaggaaaaaaaaaataataatattgtttccataaatacatttctttatctaaataaaaaaacaaacaataaaagtacacatatttagtatcgccgcgtccgtaacgacccgacctataaaactgtcccactagttaaccccttcagtgaacactgttacaaagaaaaaaaaaaaaaaaaagaggcaaaaaacaacgctttattatcataccgccaaacaaaaggtggaataacacgcgatcaaaaagacggataaaaaaaatggtgttgtaaaaatgagaaattgctggtcaacttttaacccttataactccctaacaaaaaaaaaaatttttggctccaaaattgtgctgatgcaaagtagacatgtgggaaatgttcctgattaagtattttgtgtgacatatctctgtgatttacgggcacaaaaattcaaatttggaaaaatgcaaaattttcaccaaatttccatttttttcacaaaaaaacgcaggtaatatcaaagaaattttaccactaacatgaagtacaatatgtcacgagaaaacaatgtcagaatcaccgggatctgttgaagcgttccagagttataacctcataaagggacagtggtcagaattgtaaaaactggcctggtcattaacgtgcaaaccacccctgggggtaaaggggttaagtttaGACTCGACtaacccccccacccccaccccctttACCCTCTACTCCTTCCCGTCAATGCCGACTGCTCACCGTGAGAGTGTCCGTGTCCATGAGAGTCATGAGCCTCTTCCTCCGGTGCGTGGTGAGAGTGCGGTTCTGCGGAAACATATAATAGATGTTATAATGCGACTGTcacatatataaaataaaaaaatataaaaaagtttgggAGCGGCTTTTTTTTGTCCATTATGGCACTTTTCTGTTTTCTGCAATTGCTCATTTTTTCGGTTTATAAATTGGCAGTTTGCAGGTGTTTCTATACACTGAAAGCTGCGCTGTCACTTTGATGCCCAAATCACGCTCCGTGATATGTGCCGTCCCTCCACGCTCAGGGGCGCACACAGTTCTGGGTATATGGTCTGATTTATGTAAAAAGCAATGAGCACACCCAGATCCATCCAGAGACCCCCTGCCCCCATCTGAATAACGCTGCTCTCCTTCCCTACCACCGTCCTTGTGCCATGAAATGACACACTGGATATGACAAATGGCCTGAACTCACCGCTCCTGCCCCGTGCTGCCCATCATGAATGAATGATTGATTGATGGCAGCAATATCCAGGTAGGGGTTGATAGATCTGGACATGCGCATTTGTGCCCCCACAGATCAGATTCATGCGCATGCTCATACTTGTAAGCACAGAGGTGAAACCCAGAGTTCAACTCTAGGATTTGGGCAATAAGGAGACAGGAGCTTGCAGTGTAGAGAAACATCTGTAGGCTGCAAAAGAAAAATTACACAAAAGTGACACAACACGCCACAACCTTAAAGAAAGACAAACAGACGGCTTCATACCCAGTGCATGAGGAATAAGATGTAAAAAGGCGTCTCCCAGAAGCCCCCCCGAGGCGAAACTCAGAAGCAACTTCAGCAGGGACTGGTGCTGGCTGCTGTTGGACTGCACCGGGatcaggaagaggatgaagaaaggAGCGGCCGAGATCAGCAGCGTCGCACATATCGCCTGCGAGGAAGAAGAAGAGGTTAGAGAAAACCGTCATCTGGAAGAAGCAAAATGTGAGACCACAGCAGATGTCAGAGGTGATAATCTACAGCGCAGGATAAAAATATCCAGAGAGGGAAGGATAAGGTGAGATCAAAACCACATGTACACGAGGAGTCAAGGACTGTACACCTAGAAGTAGCCGCAAACACTCTGGAGAGCAGATCTACCGTCACCCAACAGTATATACACAGATTCAAGCTATAGAAACATGGAGtcactgtacattacattactgatcctgagttgcatcctgtattatactccagagctgcactcactattctgctggtgcagtcactgtgtacatacattacattactgatcctgagttacatcctgtattataccccagagctgcgctcactattctgctggtgcagtcactgtgtacatacattactgatcctgaggtgcatcctgtattatactccagagctgcactcactattctgctggtgcagtcactgtgtacatacattactgatcctgagttacatcctgtattatactccagagctgcactcactattctgctggtgcagtcactgtgtacatacattacattactgatcctgagttacatcctgtattataccccagagctgcactcactattctgctggtgcagtcactgtgtacatacattacattactgatcctgaggtgcATCCTgtatttataccccagagctgcgctcactattctgctggggcagtcactgtgtacatacattacattactgatcctgagttacatcctgtattatactccagagctgcactcactattctgctggtgcagtcactgtgtacatacattacattactgatcctgagttacatcctgtattatactccagagctgcactcactattctgctggtgcagtcactgtgtacatacattacattactgatcctgagttgcatcctgtattataccccagagctgcactcactattctgctggtgcagtcactgtgtacatacattacattactgatcctgagttacctcctgtattatactccagagctgcactcactattctgctggtgcagtcactgtgtacatacattactgatcctgagttacatcctgtattataccccagagctgcactcactattctgctggtgcagtcactgtgtacatacaggggttggaaaaaataatggaaacacctaacgttttggcatcataatcttcgaacatgttataaacatgcaaactgtGACGTATCGTAAGGTTTTGTAGTTAATTGGtgttatgtgtatgtaaattaactgtttgttttgcataattgtaagaacattgatgagaacctgataccaatagcagacctctcggattttcaaagaggccaaattgttggtgctcgtatggcaggcgctagtgtaacagaaagtgcccgaatgcttggcgtgtcaagaggtactgtctccaaagtaatgactgcgtttgaaagagaagaaaaaacgtCCGCaggaaagcacaggtccggccgaaagtcaaagttgactgagagagaccgtcggactctaaagcgaattgtgagagaggatcgcaagaccactgctccgaaaatcactgctgagctcactgaacacctacagaacccagtttccacgaaaactgtttgtctggagctgcacaaatctggattccacggaagagctgcaattagaaaaccgctgctctcaatgacaaatgtttccaagcgtttagagtggtgtagaaacctccagaattggtccctcgagcagtggaaacgtgatattctcagacgaatcatcatttgccctatttccgacctccggacgAGTGTgcatttggagacagccgaaagaagcattccatccagactgccttctcccaaccgtaaaacatggtggaggttctgtgatgatctggggcgctatttcatggagatccgctgggccaatgatatcccttcatggaagaattaacagccgagattatttaggcattttgggcgaccaagtgcatccaatggttcaagcactgttcccggaggggaacaccatcattcaggatgataatgcaacaattcatacagctagaatcgttagcaTGGCGCGAGGattattctaatgaagttgagcatctcgtctggcccccacaatccccagacctcaacattattgagcatttatggtcgattttagagattcaagttagacgtcgatttccgttgccattgtcgctcaaagaactggagggtgtttttactgcagaatgggctaaaattcctttggaaacagttcacaccttgtatgaatccatacctcagagaattgaggctgtaattgccgcaaaaggtggacctacaccatattaaactattgttatgtttccaggtgtttccattattttgtccaacccctgtatattacattactgatcctgaattacatcctgtattataccccagagctgcactcactattctgctggtgcagtcactgtgtacatacattacattactgatcctgaattacatcctgtattgtaccccagagctgcactcactattctgctggtgcagtcactgtgtacatacattactgatcctgaattacatcctgtattgtaccccagagctgcactcactattctgctggtgcaatccctgtgtacatacattatattactgatcccaagttacatcctgtattatattccagagctgcactcactattctgctggtgcagtcactatgtacagtgACCGCCTGATACATTGTATCACCCatcagtctgcagtcacagagaacTGTCTACACTGGATACAAATGTACAGAACTCTCAGCTGGAGATAAATATTCATTACGGAATATTCATCTGTTACTTACAGGAAATACACAGTAATGGGGTTTTCTTATTAATGTTCTTTACTTTTGTTGCACTctccagagtcttctctgggggcgtgtactGTCACCCCTCTGCCAATTCACAGCTCAACATCTAAGCAGGCAGCCTATCAGTATTAGATTTTGTCTATCTGTGTTTGGCAGAGGGGTGACagtacacgcccccagagaagacaCTGGAAACAAGcccagttgcactacaagcagagatttcacatactgcgctccaaaacAACAAATGCGAGATCCCTACAATAGAGCGACGCAGCACAAAACTGAAAAGggcagcagaatcaggggagcGCAGGTATTTTTCCAAAAGTATTTAACAGTGTTTTTTAGCAAGTGACATGTCCTCCTTAAGGATAAGTCCACACTGCAGCAACTGCAAAGAAAAGTCTGTGACAAATCTGCAACAAAATCCTCGGGCAGCACACGTCACTCAAATTAAGTGACTTTTCTGCTGCTTTACAATGTTGCAGATTTTCCACAAGGAAAATTGTGACAGAAAATCCTCAGCGCCTCCGCCCAGGTGAGCACTGAACATAAAGCCTCCACCTGCAGTCGGTAGTCCCGGCAGCGTCCGGTCAGTCCCGTCCGTACGCTCAGCGCTCACTTACGTAGGTCCACAGTGTGACAGGCTCCATCTTCTCTCTGGAGTCATGCGGTGGAGGCACCAACGAGTCCTTCAGAGCCTCTCTCTTGACACGTTCCTCCTCTGCTCCCTGGGGTGGGGCGTCCCCCATAGTCCAGCGGTTCTTAAATTCTTCAAGAACATCGTGACCGAGTTCGTGGCCCTGGTGGAGGTCCTCCTCATGGCTGTGGCCATGGTTGTGTCCATGGTGATCTTCATGGCTGTGGCCGTGGTGACCTTCATGGCTGTGTCCATGGTGATCTTCGTGGCTGTGGCTGTGGTGACCTTCATGGCTGTGCCCATGGTGATCTTCATGGCTGTGGCCGTGGTGACCTTCATGGCTGTGCCCATGGTGATCTTCATGGCTGTGGCCGTGGTGACCTTCGTGGCTGTGGCCATGGTGACCATGGCTGTGGCCGTGGTGATGGCCCTCATGACTGT is a window of Ranitomeya variabilis isolate aRanVar5 chromosome 2, aRanVar5.hap1, whole genome shotgun sequence DNA encoding:
- the SLC39A7 gene encoding zinc transporter SLC39A7 isoform X2; the encoded protein is MESLWLRRFVALAVVGVLVTAALAQDLHHGHSHAGHHHGHSHGHHGHSHEGHHHGHSHGHHGHSHEGHHGHSHEDHHGHSHEDHHGHSHEGHHGHSHEDHHGHNHGHSHEEDLHQGHELGHDVLEEFKNRWTMGDAPPQGAEEERVKREALKDSLVPPPHDSREKMEPVTLWTYAICATLLISAAPFFILFLIPVQSNSSQHQSLLKLLLSFASGGLLGDAFLHLIPHALEPHSHHAPEEEAHDSHGHGHSHDHSHAHMMSVGLWVLAGIIAFLVVEKFVRHLKGHAGHGHSHGHESKQSSASKEKDDKQDGKEGVRQRTKETNGKGGSKSGKEKPHTDMMVSGYLNLAADFTHNFTDGLAIGASFLVSSSVGIVTTITILLHEVPHEIGDFAILVQSGCTKRKAMMLQLSTALGALAGTACSLLAEGIGEAATLWILPFTAGGFIYIATVSVIPELLKDSRPVQSIMETFGLLLGVAMMVLIAQYE
- the SLC39A7 gene encoding zinc transporter SLC39A7 isoform X1, yielding MESLWLRRFVALAVVGVLVTAALAQDLHHGHSHAGHHHGHSHGHHGHSHEGHHHGHSHGHHGHSHEGHHGHSHEDHHGHSHEGHHGHSHEDHHGHSHEGHHSHSHEDHHGHSHEGHHGHSHEDHHGHNHGHSHEEDLHQGHELGHDVLEEFKNRWTMGDAPPQGAEEERVKREALKDSLVPPPHDSREKMEPVTLWTYAICATLLISAAPFFILFLIPVQSNSSQHQSLLKLLLSFASGGLLGDAFLHLIPHALEPHSHHAPEEEAHDSHGHGHSHDHSHAHMMSVGLWVLAGIIAFLVVEKFVRHLKGHAGHGHSHGHESKQSSASKEKDDKQDGKEGVRQRTKETNGKGGSKSGKEKPHTDMMVSGYLNLAADFTHNFTDGLAIGASFLVSSSVGIVTTITILLHEVPHEIGDFAILVQSGCTKRKAMMLQLSTALGALAGTACSLLAEGIGEAATLWILPFTAGGFIYIATVSVIPELLKDSRPVQSIMETFGLLLGVAMMVLIAQYE
- the SLC39A7 gene encoding zinc transporter SLC39A7 isoform X3 encodes the protein MESLWLRRFVALAVVGVLVTAALAQDLHHGHSHAGHHHGHSHGHHGHSHEGHHHGHSHGHHGHSHEGHHGHSHEDHHGHSHEDHHGHNHGHSHEEDLHQGHELGHDVLEEFKNRWTMGDAPPQGAEEERVKREALKDSLVPPPHDSREKMEPVTLWTYAICATLLISAAPFFILFLIPVQSNSSQHQSLLKLLLSFASGGLLGDAFLHLIPHALEPHSHHAPEEEAHDSHGHGHSHDHSHAHMMSVGLWVLAGIIAFLVVEKFVRHLKGHAGHGHSHGHESKQSSASKEKDDKQDGKEGVRQRTKETNGKGGSKSGKEKPHTDMMVSGYLNLAADFTHNFTDGLAIGASFLVSSSVGIVTTITILLHEVPHEIGDFAILVQSGCTKRKAMMLQLSTALGALAGTACSLLAEGIGEAATLWILPFTAGGFIYIATVSVIPELLKDSRPVQSIMETFGLLLGVAMMVLIAQYE